From Hydra vulgaris chromosome 15, alternate assembly HydraT2T_AEP, one genomic window encodes:
- the LOC136092149 gene encoding uncharacterized protein LOC136092149, which yields MLFHTCGVLIHHYAILKIFLCSGLALCGGLQNSLFQDFTSEAGVRELCALALIGKLLSGPWMTKFYIAPGTRLDYISGIQIVKDVRNTLIESSKNPLSLLKRKTDFFGNDIEDVVFDSIISFFPVTDEMSKALADCLNAVISVIDRQYKRQFEMSSNDHLKDQTKSARLHNIDSEELMGMFSAAKHKAPNATLCFLSSKLRACKNKTTALLCKKPNDIQNKLILWAISNARKKRFINMQCHNDLKLELIKRIADKIQKKENKERKNVEKILKNCMPDQVKEMFPDLENNEASDIEEILIGASIGRSICHMWFDNATNTQDVYYGRIVGIKKKKSDVYIVSYWKPKGE from the exons ATGCTTTTTCACACATGTGGTGTTTTAATCCATCATTATGCCATATTGAAGATATTTCTGTGTTCTGGCTTGGCGTTATGCGGAGGTCTGCAAAATAGTTTATTTCAAGACTTTACATCTGAAGcag GTGTCCGTGAGTTGTGTGCTTTAGCTTTAATTGGAAAACTACTTTCTGGTCCTTGgatgacaaaattttatattgcacCAGGTACGAGACTTGACTACATATCTGGCATTCAGATAGTAAAAGATGTTCGGAACACTCTTATTGAGAGCAGCAAGAATCCTTTATCTCTACTTAAACGAAAAACTGATTTCTTTGGTAATGATATTGAAGATGTAGTTTTTGATTCAATAATCAGCTTTTTCCCAGTAACTGATGAAATGAGTAAAGCATTAGCTGACTGCCTTAATGCAGTTATTAGCGTCATTGACAGGCAGTACAAGCGGCAATTTGAAATGAGTTCTAATGATCACCTTAAAGACCAGACTAAGTCAGCTAGGCTTCACAACATTGATTCAGAAGAACTTATGGGTATGTTTAGCGCTGCAAAGCACAAAGCTCCAAATGccactctttgttttctttcttcaaaacttcgtgcttgcaaaaataaaacaactgctCTGCTATGCAAAAAGCCAAATGATATTCAAAACAAGTTGATATTATGGGCTATCTCTAATGCCAGAAAAAAGCGGTTTATAAATATGCAATGTCATAATGACCTGAAGTTAGAATTGATAAAACGAATAGCAgataaaattcagaaaaaagaaaacaaagaacgcaaaaatgtagaaaaaatattaaaaaactgcatGCCTGATCAGGTAAAAGAAATGTTTCCTGACCTAGAAAATAATGAGGCCTCAGATATCGAAGAAATTCTTATTGGAGCTTCTATTGGAAGAAGTATTTGCCACATGTGGTTCGATAATGCCACTAACACCCAGGATGTATATTATGGAAGAATTGTTGgcattaaaaagaagaaaagtgatgtatatatagtttcttattGGAAACCAAAAGGAGAATGA